Proteins from a single region of Candidatus Rubrimentiphilum sp.:
- a CDS encoding DUF5654 family protein, translated as MEAKPTYLGTMIALGTAAFGLIAALAWNKFITDLIAMFLKPGAGIWAELAYAVIITIAAVLVIQSLGRLAERS; from the coding sequence ATGGAAGCAAAACCGACGTACCTCGGGACTATGATCGCGCTGGGCACGGCCGCTTTCGGCCTCATTGCCGCACTCGCGTGGAACAAATTCATCACTGACCTTATCGCGATGTTCCTCAAGCCGGGCGCCGGAATCTGGGCCGAGCTGGCCTACGCGGTCATCATAACGATCGCTGCCGTCCTGGTGATCCAGTCCCTAGGCAGGCTGGCCGAGCGCAGCTAG
- the rplD gene encoding 50S ribosomal protein L4 encodes MPSVIDLKGKVVREEPIPAILDQEYGDKQHAIFRAVFREMSNPRAGTASTKKRDEVRGGGRKPWRQKGTGRARQGSIRSPQWRHGGVVFGPQPRSYVSDLNKKERRAAFVAALADRFRNGAVSVLEAENFDLTKTADFATLLFGDVKAAKKAASTLVIHGRDERSGFAMERVSRNLRKVGITNTGALDVKDVLRFNRLVFTAEAYAELLTTLGAK; translated from the coding sequence ATGCCGTCCGTGATCGATCTCAAAGGTAAGGTTGTGCGCGAGGAGCCGATTCCGGCGATTCTCGATCAAGAGTACGGCGATAAGCAGCACGCGATCTTCCGCGCCGTCTTTCGCGAGATGTCCAATCCGCGCGCCGGCACCGCCTCAACCAAGAAGCGCGACGAAGTCCGCGGCGGCGGCCGCAAACCGTGGCGCCAAAAAGGCACCGGACGCGCGCGCCAAGGTTCGATCCGTTCCCCACAATGGCGGCACGGCGGCGTGGTCTTTGGTCCGCAGCCGCGCAGCTACGTCAGCGATCTCAATAAAAAGGAACGCCGCGCTGCATTTGTGGCCGCACTGGCTGACCGCTTCCGCAACGGCGCCGTGAGCGTGCTCGAAGCGGAGAACTTCGACCTTACCAAGACGGCCGATTTCGCAACGCTGCTCTTCGGCGACGTCAAAGCCGCCAAGAAGGCCGCGAGCACCCTGGTGATTCACGGACGCGACGAGCGCTCCGGCTTCGCGATGGAGCGCGTCAGCCGGAACCTTCGCAAAGTCGGCATCACGAACACCGGCGCTCTCGATGTGAAAGACGTGCTACGCTTTAACCGCCTCGTCTTTACCGCCGAGGCATATGCCGAACTCCTGACCACGCTGGGAGCCAAGTAG
- the rpsJ gene encoding 30S ribosomal protein S10 has protein sequence MAKQKIRIRLKAYDHRVLDQSAERIVDTAKRTGAFVSGPVPLPTEINRFCVNRSPHVDKKSREHFEMRTHKRLIDILQASPKTMDALMHLDLPAGVDIELKA, from the coding sequence GTGGCTAAGCAAAAAATTCGCATCCGCCTCAAGGCATACGATCATCGCGTGCTGGATCAGTCGGCGGAGCGGATCGTCGATACGGCCAAACGCACCGGCGCATTCGTCAGCGGTCCCGTGCCGCTGCCGACCGAGATCAACCGGTTCTGCGTTAACCGTTCGCCGCACGTCGACAAGAAGTCGCGCGAGCACTTCGAGATGCGTACGCACAAGCGGCTGATCGACATTCTGCAAGCCTCGCCCAAGACGATGGACGCGCTGATGCACCTCGACTTGCCGGCCGGCGTGGACATCGAACTCAAGGCTTAA
- a CDS encoding acyl-CoA dehydrogenase family protein, which produces MKTKPDPLDFLDIDALLDDEERMIRDTVRAFVRDRVAPNIAQWFENHTFPRELAGELGKLGVLGMHLRGYGCPGASAVAYGLACMELEAGDSGVRSFASVQGSLAMFAIWRWGSEEQKNEWLPRMAAGEIVGCFGLTEPDFGSDPSGIRTSARRDGDDWVIDGTKAWITNGGIADVAIVWAQTDEGIRGFIVPANAKGFSTHPIERKLSLRASVTSELHFQNCRVPAAAALPEVRGLRGPLACLNEARYGVLWGAMGAARNCYETALEYAKARVQFGRAIGGFQLTQEKLVKMLLELNKGTLLALHIGRMKDKGSAHPAQISFGKLNNVREALAIAREARSILGASGVTLEYPVIRHMNNLESVFTYEGTNEVHTLILGEAITGLNAFT; this is translated from the coding sequence TTGAAGACCAAGCCCGACCCGCTCGACTTTCTGGATATCGACGCGCTGCTCGACGACGAAGAGCGCATGATTCGCGACACCGTCCGTGCGTTCGTCCGCGACCGCGTCGCGCCAAATATTGCGCAATGGTTTGAAAACCACACGTTTCCGCGCGAACTCGCGGGCGAGCTTGGAAAACTCGGTGTCCTCGGCATGCATTTGCGCGGCTATGGTTGTCCGGGTGCGAGCGCGGTTGCCTACGGTCTGGCGTGCATGGAACTCGAAGCCGGCGATTCGGGCGTTCGGAGTTTCGCGTCGGTGCAAGGTTCGCTTGCGATGTTTGCGATCTGGCGTTGGGGCAGCGAAGAGCAGAAGAACGAGTGGCTGCCGCGCATGGCCGCCGGCGAGATCGTCGGCTGCTTCGGCCTGACCGAGCCCGATTTCGGCAGTGACCCTTCCGGGATCCGAACGAGCGCGCGACGTGACGGTGACGATTGGGTGATCGACGGAACGAAAGCCTGGATTACCAACGGCGGCATCGCGGACGTCGCGATCGTGTGGGCGCAAACGGACGAAGGGATTCGCGGCTTCATCGTGCCGGCGAATGCAAAGGGCTTCTCGACGCATCCGATCGAGCGCAAGTTATCGCTGCGAGCGTCGGTGACGTCGGAGCTGCATTTCCAGAACTGCCGCGTCCCGGCCGCCGCCGCGCTACCCGAGGTACGCGGGCTGCGCGGACCGCTGGCTTGCCTCAACGAAGCGCGGTACGGGGTTCTTTGGGGAGCGATGGGCGCGGCGCGCAACTGTTATGAAACTGCGCTCGAATATGCCAAGGCGCGCGTGCAGTTCGGGCGCGCCATCGGCGGTTTTCAGTTGACCCAAGAAAAGCTCGTCAAGATGTTGCTCGAGCTCAACAAAGGGACGTTGCTTGCACTGCACATCGGCCGCATGAAAGACAAAGGCAGCGCGCATCCGGCGCAAATCAGTTTTGGAAAACTCAATAACGTGCGGGAGGCTCTGGCGATCGCGCGCGAAGCGCGCAGCATCTTGGGCGCGAGCGGCGTGACGCTCGAATATCCGGTCATCCGGCATATGAACAATTTGGAGTCGGTGTTCACGTACGAGGGTACGAACGAAGTCCACACGCTAATTTTAGGCGAAGCAATCACGGGCTTGAACGCTTTTACGTAG
- a CDS encoding DMT family transporter, whose translation MSTRRLLYPGLIFVAFSWALNTVLMKYAIKTVDPLAFTGLRFLAMTPLAFLLAAAMHQTVRIRLKDLPLLIACGACGYGIYQYLWVLGLANTSAFASSLFASLSPVLTLAIVAFSGQERVHTGRWLGAAIALFGVAVFEGAFAGHLTFHLGDLLTFGASLVFAVFNVLSAKLLGRYTPLGLVVITMTIGTLIILPGALPHILHQNFRGLPAADYAVFAYSIIFPIVLTFPVWSWGISVLGAGRASLFQFGAPVLAGLLSVAILRNHIEVHQIVGTAITIGGMAFSQLLGKFSITDIWAERTVSLK comes from the coding sequence GTGTCCACCCGCCGTCTGCTCTATCCGGGCCTGATTTTTGTCGCTTTTTCTTGGGCGCTCAATACCGTGCTCATGAAGTATGCGATAAAGACGGTGGACCCGCTCGCGTTTACGGGCCTGCGCTTTCTGGCAATGACGCCGCTGGCGTTCTTGCTGGCGGCAGCGATGCACCAAACGGTTCGCATTCGTCTAAAAGATCTGCCGCTGCTCATCGCGTGCGGCGCGTGCGGTTACGGCATCTACCAATACCTGTGGGTGCTCGGCTTGGCGAACACGAGCGCGTTCGCGTCGTCGCTGTTTGCAAGCCTGTCGCCCGTCCTGACGCTGGCCATCGTGGCGTTCAGCGGACAGGAGCGCGTTCACACCGGCCGCTGGCTGGGCGCCGCGATCGCGCTCTTCGGTGTAGCGGTATTCGAAGGCGCCTTTGCCGGCCACTTGACGTTTCATCTGGGCGACCTGCTAACGTTCGGAGCGTCGCTCGTCTTCGCGGTTTTCAACGTTCTCAGCGCGAAATTGCTGGGCCGTTACACGCCGCTCGGGCTCGTCGTGATCACGATGACGATCGGAACGCTCATCATTTTGCCGGGAGCCCTACCGCATATTCTCCATCAGAATTTCCGTGGACTACCCGCGGCCGATTATGCGGTCTTCGCGTACTCCATTATCTTTCCAATCGTTTTGACGTTCCCGGTCTGGAGCTGGGGCATTTCTGTCTTGGGAGCCGGCCGGGCGTCGCTCTTTCAGTTCGGTGCACCGGTTCTGGCCGGATTGCTCTCCGTGGCGATTCTGCGCAATCACATCGAGGTGCATCAGATTGTCGGAACCGCGATCACCATCGGCGGCATGGCCTTCTCACAACTGCTCGGAAAGTTTTCGATCACGGACATCTGGGCCGAACGGACCGTCTCCCTGAAATAG
- the rplW gene encoding 50S ribosomal protein L23, whose amino-acid sequence MEARDVIIAPRISEKSMADALGHQYSFTVHPDATKTQIRHAIEEIFKVNVVKVNTVNVGGKQRSFARRGLRTKGRTKDYKKAIVTLKAGQKIELGGVNYFEQ is encoded by the coding sequence ATGGAAGCCAGAGACGTTATCATTGCGCCCCGCATCTCGGAAAAATCCATGGCGGACGCGCTCGGCCATCAGTACAGCTTTACCGTCCATCCGGACGCGACCAAGACGCAGATCCGCCACGCGATCGAAGAGATTTTCAAGGTGAACGTCGTCAAGGTGAACACCGTGAACGTCGGCGGAAAACAGCGCAGTTTCGCGCGCCGCGGCTTACGCACGAAAGGCCGCACCAAAGATTACAAAAAAGCCATCGTCACGTTGAAGGCCGGCCAGAAGATCGAACTGGGCGGCGTCAACTACTTCGAGCAATAA
- a CDS encoding DUF3311 domain-containing protein has translation MKRSLWYWLLLVPFVATLVPPLYAHAAPALFGFPFFYWYQMLWIVLSALIVWIVYAATREPGND, from the coding sequence GTGAAGCGTAGCCTCTGGTATTGGCTTCTCCTGGTGCCGTTCGTCGCCACACTCGTGCCGCCGCTCTACGCGCACGCCGCCCCGGCACTCTTCGGCTTTCCGTTCTTCTACTGGTACCAGATGCTGTGGATCGTGCTCTCGGCGTTGATCGTCTGGATCGTGTACGCCGCCACGCGAGAGCCCGGCAATGACTAG
- the rpsL gene encoding 30S ribosomal protein S12 yields the protein MPTISQLVRKGRKKAEKKVKTPAFRVIQTGPKPGHPDLPLRAFEVTGNPQRRGVCTQVKTVTPKKPNSALRKVARVRLTNGEEVTAYIPGIGHNLQEHSVVLVRGGRVKDLPGVRYHIIRGTLDTSGAANRKQGRSKYGAKRTAKK from the coding sequence TTGCCGACGATTAGCCAGTTGGTCCGTAAGGGCCGTAAGAAGGCGGAGAAAAAGGTGAAAACCCCGGCGTTCCGCGTCATTCAGACAGGACCGAAACCGGGCCACCCCGATTTGCCCTTGCGCGCCTTCGAGGTGACCGGCAATCCGCAGCGTCGCGGCGTCTGCACGCAAGTCAAAACCGTCACGCCGAAGAAGCCGAATTCCGCGCTGCGCAAAGTCGCGCGCGTGCGGCTAACCAACGGCGAAGAAGTCACGGCGTACATTCCGGGCATCGGCCACAACCTGCAAGAGCACTCCGTTGTGCTCGTGCGCGGCGGCCGCGTAAAAGATCTGCCGGGCGTTCGTTATCACATCATCCGCGGGACGCTGGATACATCCGGCGCCGCGAACCGCAAGCAAGGCCGCTCGAAATACGGCGCCAAGCGCACCGCGAAGAAGTAG
- the fusA gene encoding elongation factor G, whose product MALNREYPLERTRNIGIAAHIDAGKTTCTERILFYTGRTHKIGEVHDGAATMDWMVQEQERGITITSAATACTWRDTRINIIDTPGHVDFTVEVERSLRVLDGLVALFDSVAAVQPQSETVWRQANKYRVPRIIFVNKMDRMGADFFNAVDKIKERLGANATPIQIPIGAEDNFQGVVDLFTMKKILYTDDLGSVMEQHDLEGDLKELAMRWRQNLVENIASEDEHLLEMFVAGEELPIDRMKTALRKATIDGSVLPMLCGSALKNKGVQALLDAVVDYLPSPLEAKPIVGKDPESGEEIVRKADDSEPFCALAFKIATDPYGNLTYFRVYSGALNKGSYVYNPRSGRKERIGRILRMHANHREDIDAIGAGDIAAAVGLTDTRTGDTLCDEKHPIALESIVFPEPVISQAIEPKTKGDQDKLGTALTRLAQEDPTFKMRTDEETQQTIISGMGELHLEIILDRLLREFKVDANVGKPQVAYKEAITKTVEKEGKFIRQSGGKGQFGDIWLRVEPQEPGTGFIFEWKIVGGKVPKEYAKAVQEGIKEASQSGVLAGYPVMDFKAVAFDGKYHDVDSSEIAFKIAASMGFKEANRAAGPILLEPIMKVEVTTPKDYMGAITGDLNRRRGMILQTEEAPGGAQIIQANVPLSEMFGYATDMRSATQGRATYTMEFSHYEKAPKSIEEEIVAKAAGKKTSAA is encoded by the coding sequence ATGGCACTCAATCGTGAATATCCGCTGGAGCGGACGCGTAACATCGGCATTGCAGCCCACATCGACGCAGGCAAAACGACCTGCACCGAGCGTATTTTGTTTTACACCGGGCGTACGCACAAGATTGGTGAAGTGCACGACGGCGCCGCGACGATGGACTGGATGGTCCAAGAGCAAGAGCGCGGCATCACCATTACCTCCGCCGCGACTGCGTGCACCTGGCGCGACACGCGCATCAACATCATCGATACGCCTGGGCACGTGGACTTCACGGTTGAAGTCGAGCGTTCGCTGCGCGTTCTCGACGGCTTGGTCGCGCTGTTCGATTCGGTTGCCGCAGTGCAGCCGCAATCGGAGACGGTCTGGCGTCAAGCCAACAAGTACCGCGTTCCGCGCATCATCTTCGTCAACAAGATGGATCGCATGGGCGCCGATTTCTTCAACGCCGTTGACAAAATAAAAGAACGCCTCGGCGCCAATGCGACGCCGATTCAGATCCCGATTGGCGCGGAAGATAACTTCCAGGGCGTCGTCGATCTGTTTACGATGAAGAAGATTCTCTACACCGACGATTTGGGTTCGGTGATGGAGCAGCACGATCTCGAAGGCGACCTGAAAGAGCTGGCCATGCGCTGGCGCCAGAACCTGGTCGAGAACATCGCCAGCGAAGACGAGCATCTGCTTGAAATGTTCGTCGCGGGTGAAGAGCTTCCGATCGATCGCATGAAGACAGCGCTGCGCAAAGCGACCATCGACGGCAGCGTGCTGCCGATGCTGTGCGGCTCCGCTCTAAAGAACAAAGGCGTGCAAGCGCTGCTGGACGCCGTCGTGGATTATCTGCCCTCGCCGCTGGAAGCCAAGCCGATCGTCGGCAAGGATCCGGAGTCGGGCGAAGAGATCGTCCGCAAGGCCGACGACAGCGAACCGTTCTGCGCACTCGCGTTTAAAATTGCCACCGACCCGTACGGCAACCTGACCTACTTCCGCGTCTACAGCGGTGCGTTGAACAAAGGTTCGTACGTCTACAATCCGCGCTCAGGGCGCAAGGAGCGTATCGGCCGCATTTTGCGCATGCACGCGAACCATCGCGAGGACATCGACGCGATCGGCGCGGGCGACATCGCCGCGGCGGTCGGGCTGACCGACACGCGCACCGGCGACACGCTGTGCGACGAGAAGCATCCGATTGCGCTCGAGTCGATCGTCTTTCCGGAGCCGGTTATCTCGCAGGCCATCGAGCCCAAGACCAAGGGCGATCAGGACAAGCTCGGCACGGCGCTCACGCGCCTGGCGCAAGAAGATCCTACCTTTAAGATGCGCACGGACGAAGAGACGCAGCAAACGATCATCTCGGGCATGGGCGAACTCCACTTGGAGATCATCCTGGACCGGCTGCTGCGCGAATTCAAAGTGGACGCCAACGTCGGCAAACCGCAGGTCGCCTACAAAGAAGCGATCACGAAGACGGTTGAAAAGGAAGGCAAGTTCATCCGCCAGTCCGGCGGCAAGGGCCAATTCGGCGACATCTGGCTGCGCGTGGAACCACAGGAACCGGGCACCGGGTTTATCTTCGAGTGGAAGATCGTCGGCGGCAAGGTTCCGAAGGAGTATGCCAAGGCGGTCCAGGAAGGCATCAAAGAGGCGTCGCAGAGCGGCGTGCTCGCGGGCTATCCGGTCATGGATTTTAAGGCGGTCGCCTTTGACGGCAAGTACCACGATGTGGACTCGTCCGAGATCGCGTTCAAGATTGCCGCATCGATGGGTTTCAAGGAAGCCAACCGGGCGGCCGGACCAATTTTGCTCGAGCCGATTATGAAGGTCGAAGTGACCACGCCCAAAGATTATATGGGCGCGATCACGGGCGACCTGAATCGCCGGCGCGGCATGATTCTGCAAACGGAGGAAGCTCCGGGCGGCGCGCAGATCATTCAGGCCAACGTGCCGCTCTCCGAGATGTTCGGTTACGCAACCGACATGCGGTCGGCGACGCAAGGCCGGGCGACCTATACGATGGAGTTCTCTCACTACGAGAAAGCTCCGAAGTCCATCGAAGAAGAGATCGTGGCGAAAGCCGCGGGCAAGAAAACGTCGGCAGCATAA
- the tuf gene encoding elongation factor Tu → MAKAKFERNKPHVNIGTTGHVDHGKTTLTAAIINCLATENANIAKRTVDDIDNAPEEKERGITIAISHQEYETKKRHYAHVDCPGHADYIKNMITGAAQMDGAILVVSASDGPMPQTREHILLMRQVGVPNIVVFLNKVDMVDDEELLELVELEIRELLSKYEYPGDTTPIIRGSALKALNSSGKRGDADADPIFKLMDTVDDYIPDPVRETDKPFLMPVEDVFTITGRGTVGTGRVERGQVKVGEEVEIVGLQEATRKTVVTGIEMFRKLLDIGIAGDNIGVLLRGIDRDDIERGQVLAKPGSIKPHKKFKAEVYVLSKEEGGRHTPFFANYRPQFYFRTTDVTGTIKLPDGVEMIMPGDNVAMDVELITPIACEEGLRFAIREGGRTVGAGVVTAVSE, encoded by the coding sequence ATGGCGAAGGCTAAATTCGAGCGGAACAAACCGCACGTCAACATCGGAACGACGGGGCACGTCGACCACGGTAAGACCACCCTTACCGCGGCAATTATCAATTGCCTCGCCACCGAGAACGCGAACATCGCGAAGCGGACCGTCGACGACATCGACAACGCGCCCGAAGAAAAAGAGCGCGGTATTACGATTGCGATCTCGCACCAAGAGTACGAGACCAAGAAACGCCATTACGCTCACGTAGACTGTCCTGGCCACGCCGACTACATCAAGAACATGATTACCGGCGCGGCGCAGATGGACGGCGCGATTCTCGTCGTCTCGGCTAGCGACGGCCCGATGCCGCAAACGCGCGAGCACATTCTGCTGATGCGCCAAGTCGGCGTGCCGAACATCGTGGTCTTCCTCAATAAAGTGGACATGGTGGACGACGAAGAGCTCCTGGAGCTCGTCGAACTCGAGATCCGCGAACTGCTCAGCAAGTACGAGTATCCGGGCGACACGACCCCGATCATCCGCGGTTCGGCGCTCAAGGCGCTGAACTCGTCGGGTAAGCGTGGCGACGCCGATGCCGATCCGATCTTCAAACTGATGGATACGGTCGACGACTACATTCCGGATCCGGTGCGTGAAACGGACAAGCCGTTCCTGATGCCGGTCGAAGACGTCTTCACTATCACCGGCCGCGGCACGGTCGGCACGGGCCGCGTAGAGCGCGGTCAGGTGAAGGTCGGCGAGGAAGTCGAGATCGTCGGACTGCAGGAGGCGACGCGCAAGACTGTCGTGACGGGTATCGAGATGTTCCGCAAACTGCTGGACATCGGCATCGCCGGCGACAACATCGGCGTGCTGCTGCGCGGCATCGATCGCGACGACATCGAGCGCGGACAAGTGCTCGCCAAACCCGGCTCGATCAAACCGCACAAGAAGTTCAAAGCCGAAGTGTACGTCCTCTCGAAAGAAGAGGGCGGACGCCACACGCCGTTCTTCGCCAACTACCGTCCGCAGTTTTACTTCCGCACCACCGACGTGACCGGAACGATTAAACTGCCCGACGGCGTCGAGATGATCATGCCCGGCGACAACGTCGCCATGGACGTCGAACTCATCACGCCGATCGCCTGCGAGGAAGGGTTGCGCTTCGCAATCCGCGAGGGCGGCCGTACGGTGGGCGCCGGCGTCGTCACAGCGGTAAGTGAATAA
- a CDS encoding type II secretion system protein, with the protein MKSQAGFALLEVLAVIGIFAVCAGTLILAISGFAKFGSHAVGRNHAAALVFAEQTLRVAENAWKYGTPGAAPSGSAQVAIPVAVPSSAPTTIPVTVTSTLSNASSTGATIAVTVLYTPDPEHPGDSGIVTLNGTLNVKAPLPGAQVQRPGFVAQPQGGP; encoded by the coding sequence ATGAAATCCCAGGCGGGATTCGCCTTACTTGAGGTTTTGGCCGTGATCGGCATCTTCGCGGTCTGCGCCGGGACGTTAATTCTTGCGATTTCCGGTTTCGCGAAGTTCGGATCGCACGCGGTCGGACGAAATCACGCGGCAGCTCTGGTGTTTGCGGAACAAACCTTGCGCGTCGCCGAGAACGCGTGGAAGTATGGAACGCCGGGAGCCGCGCCTAGCGGTAGCGCGCAAGTGGCCATCCCGGTTGCCGTTCCCAGTTCGGCTCCGACCACAATTCCCGTAACCGTTACGAGCACGTTGTCGAATGCAAGCTCGACCGGCGCGACGATCGCCGTGACGGTCCTGTACACACCCGACCCCGAGCATCCCGGCGATTCGGGAATCGTTACGCTCAACGGAACACTCAATGTGAAAGCACCGCTTCCGGGCGCGCAAGTCCAGCGGCCCGGGTTTGTAGCTCAGCCTCAAGGCGGGCCATAG
- the rpsG gene encoding 30S ribosomal protein S7, translating to MPRKGPAPKRQILPDPRHNSKVLARFINKIMLRGKKSLAERIAYRALDIVAEKTGRDPMDIFSAALSNAMPLVEVRPRRVGGATYQVPMEVRPDRRQAMAMRWLIGFARTRPGHSMEEKLAGELMDAANNQGATIKKREDTHKMAEANKAFAHYRW from the coding sequence GTGCCACGTAAAGGTCCGGCGCCCAAGCGTCAGATTCTGCCCGACCCGCGCCATAATTCCAAAGTGCTCGCGCGCTTCATTAATAAGATCATGCTGCGCGGCAAAAAGTCTTTGGCCGAGCGGATCGCCTATCGCGCCCTCGACATCGTCGCCGAGAAGACCGGCCGCGATCCGATGGACATTTTCTCGGCAGCGCTCAGCAACGCGATGCCGCTGGTTGAAGTGCGTCCGCGCCGCGTGGGCGGCGCCACCTACCAGGTTCCGATGGAAGTGCGTCCGGATCGCCGTCAGGCGATGGCGATGCGCTGGCTCATCGGCTTCGCGCGCACGCGTCCCGGTCATTCCATGGAAGAGAAGCTCGCGGGCGAGTTGATGGATGCCGCCAACAATCAGGGCGCGACCATCAAGAAGCGCGAGGACACGCACAAGATGGCTGAGGCCAATAAAGCCTTCGCGCATTATCGCTGGTAA
- the rplC gene encoding 50S ribosomal protein L3, which translates to MKNILGRKVGMTSVFTDDGRYVPVTVIAAGPCTVVERRTTDTHGYEAVALAFGDIKKSRVNRAMAGHYKKAGAEPRRWTREFRNDIDGVEAGQTITVAEFEAGDRVDVVGVSKGHGFSGGIKRHNFSGGGASHGSMIHRQPASNGDTNAGRTVKGSRRPGHYGVDRTTHQNLEIVKTDAERNLLLVRGPVPGPKNSLVIVRTSTKKKAAS; encoded by the coding sequence ATGAAGAACATCCTCGGCCGTAAGGTTGGGATGACGAGCGTGTTCACCGACGACGGCCGGTACGTTCCGGTTACGGTGATCGCTGCCGGTCCGTGCACCGTGGTAGAGCGCAGAACCACGGACACCCATGGCTATGAAGCGGTCGCGCTCGCTTTCGGCGATATTAAGAAGTCGCGCGTGAATCGCGCCATGGCCGGACATTATAAGAAGGCGGGCGCCGAACCGCGCCGCTGGACCCGCGAATTCCGCAACGACATCGACGGCGTAGAAGCCGGGCAAACGATCACCGTCGCCGAGTTCGAAGCCGGCGATCGCGTCGACGTCGTCGGCGTTTCGAAGGGCCACGGTTTCTCGGGCGGTATCAAGCGGCACAATTTTAGCGGCGGCGGCGCGAGCCACGGCTCGATGATTCACCGCCAGCCCGCATCCAACGGCGATACGAACGCCGGGCGCACCGTCAAGGGCAGCCGCCGTCCCGGGCACTACGGCGTGGATCGCACCACGCATCAGAATTTAGAGATCGTGAAGACCGACGCCGAGCGCAATTTGCTGCTGGTGCGCGGTCCCGTCCCTGGTCCGAAAAACTCGCTCGTCATCGTGCGCACGAGCACCAAGAAGAAAGCCGCCAGCTAA